One region of Armigeres subalbatus isolate Guangzhou_Male chromosome 3, GZ_Asu_2, whole genome shotgun sequence genomic DNA includes:
- the LOC134219600 gene encoding gustatory and odorant receptor 24 translates to MEMNQDSIQYINLDSNRQTRTVFLDVKPIYQEEKRTYVDAFNNRIGFPPISAKLAFGLENESNRKSEIIYNTTKPIYNVLRMLGVFPFSRPSPGVTKFACASPVMAYCSIFFMTLLAYVIYITILRIQIVRTLEGRFEEAVIAYLFIINILPVMIIPLMWYETRKVSSLLNQWEDFEAIYRRTAGRELELSFKSKALLIAILLPTVSCLAVIITHVTMVEFQLLQVIPYCILDTLTYMMGGYWYMACETLSITANILAEDFQRALRHVGPAAMVSEYRSLWLRLSKLARGTGSSTCYTFTFLCVYLFFIITLSIYGLMSQISEGFGIKDIGLAVTAFCSVALLFFICDEAHHASFNVRTNFQKKLLMAELSWMNSDAQTEINMFLRATEMNPSNINLGGFFDVNRTLFKSLLATMVTYLVVLLQFQISIPDDSSLLVMHNMTSSLRD, encoded by the exons ATGGAAATGAATCAAGACTCTATTCAGTATATTAATCTAGATTCCAATCGCCAAACTCGAACTGTGTTTCTGGATGTGAAGCCAATCTACCAAGAGGAAAAGCGCACATACGTTGATGCATTTAATAATCGGATCGGATTTCCGCCAATTTCCGCGAAGTTAGCGTTTGGCTTGGAAAATGAATCAAACAGAAAATCG GAAATAATTTACAATACAACGAAGCCAATTTACAACGTTCTTCGGATGCTGGGTGTATTTCCCTTCTCGAGACCTTCACCCGGGGTGACAAAGTTTGCCTGTGCTAGTCCAGTGATGGCATATTGCAGTATATTTTTTATGACACTTCTG GCTTACGTCATTTATATAACAATTTTGCGGATCCAGATTGTCCGGACGCTAGAAGGTCGCTTCGAAGAAGCCGTCATTGCCTACCTTTTCATCATTAACATCCTGCCGGTTATGATTATTCCATTAATGTGGTACGAAACTCGGAAGGTTTCCAGCTTGCTTAACCAATGGGAagattttgaagcaatttatCGCAGGACTGCGGGTAGAGAACTAGAGTTGTCCTTCAAGTCCAAAGCCCTTTTGATCGCTATACTTTTACCCACTGTATCCTGTTTGGCTGTAATAATAACCCACGTGACCATGGTGGAGTTCCAGCTTCTTCAAGTTATCCCTTACTGCATCTTGGACACTTTAACCTACATGATGGGAGGCTACTGGTACATGGCTTGCGAAACACTCAGCATAACTGCCAACATTTTGGCGGAAGATTTCCAAAGG GCGTTAAGACACGTTGGACCTGCAGCAATGGTCTCGGAGTATCGTTCGTTATGGCTTCGTCTGAGCAAACTGGCACGAGGAACGGGATCTTCAACGTGCTACACGTTCACTTTCCTGTGTGTCTATTTATTCTTCATAATCACTCTCTCGATCTACGGCCTAATGTCGCAAATCTCGGAAGGATTCGGTATCAAGGACATCGGTTTGGCAGTAACGGCGTTCTGCAGCGTAGCGTTGCTGTTTTTCATCTGCGACGAAGCTCACCACGCGTCCTTCAACGTTCgaaccaatttccagaagaaGCTACTGATGGCCGAACTCAGTTGGATGAATTCCGATGCGCAAACCGAAATCAATATGTTTCTGAGGGCAACCGAGATGAATCCGTCCAATATCAATTTGGGTGGATTTTTCGATGTCAATCGCACACTGTTCAAATCG CTTCTAGCAACCATGGTAACCTATTTAGTGGTTCTGCTGCAGTTTCAAATCAGTATTCCGGATGACTCAAGTTTGCTAGTGATGCATAATATGACGAGTTCATTACGAGATTAG